One segment of Streptomyces sp. XD-27 DNA contains the following:
- a CDS encoding sensor histidine kinase — translation MRIRPTRPLVADALIALAHTGVAVMLGQESVRQGWPALDLFGYVLVALVNLSGVLRSKAPVALCLFVHAVWIVYVTAGHWPVVNSFGPMIAVYTVASLKPIRVAVPCGALMSAVWIYGAVVSGSTSTDQMLSVLAQALAFPAVLLRFGYVARRTARLARQLREEQAERARREVAKERGRIARELHDVVAHHMSVISVQAGLASFVFESDRDTARAALGTISGTSAEALEELRRMLRVLRAEEGDDGAPDAPMPGLSRLGEMVERVRAGGVPVELRVEGTPRPLAPGVELCAYRVVQEALTNVLKHARHASFTTVELAYRKHHVTVSVTDDGEGVIPDIVPKSSGHGLMGMRERAKLYGGTISIGPREDGGFAVRLTLPTSAAAGSARQGDDASG, via the coding sequence ATGCGGATCCGGCCCACCCGTCCCCTCGTCGCCGACGCACTGATCGCCCTTGCCCACACCGGCGTGGCCGTGATGCTCGGGCAGGAGTCCGTGCGCCAGGGGTGGCCCGCACTCGATCTGTTCGGCTACGTCCTGGTGGCCCTGGTCAATCTGTCGGGCGTGCTGCGCTCCAAGGCCCCGGTCGCCCTCTGCCTCTTCGTGCACGCGGTGTGGATCGTGTACGTCACCGCCGGTCACTGGCCCGTGGTGAACTCCTTCGGACCCATGATCGCCGTCTATACGGTGGCGTCCCTGAAGCCGATACGCGTCGCGGTGCCCTGCGGGGCCCTCATGTCCGCCGTCTGGATCTACGGGGCGGTGGTCAGCGGCAGCACGTCGACCGACCAGATGCTTTCCGTCCTCGCCCAGGCCCTGGCCTTCCCGGCCGTACTGTTGCGCTTCGGATACGTCGCACGTCGCACCGCCCGACTCGCCCGCCAACTGCGCGAGGAGCAGGCCGAGCGGGCCCGCCGCGAGGTCGCCAAGGAGCGTGGGCGCATCGCCCGTGAGCTGCACGACGTGGTCGCCCACCACATGTCGGTGATATCGGTGCAGGCGGGCCTCGCGAGCTTTGTCTTCGAGTCCGACCGGGACACCGCCCGCGCCGCCCTCGGCACCATCTCCGGCACCAGCGCGGAGGCCCTCGAAGAGCTCCGGCGCATGCTGCGGGTGCTGCGGGCGGAAGAGGGCGACGACGGCGCTCCGGACGCGCCCATGCCGGGGCTCTCCCGGCTCGGGGAGATGGTCGAACGGGTACGGGCCGGCGGCGTCCCCGTCGAGCTGCGCGTCGAAGGGACACCGCGCCCCCTCGCTCCCGGCGTCGAACTCTGTGCGTACCGCGTGGTGCAGGAGGCGCTCACCAACGTACTCAAACACGCGCGTCACGCGAGCTTCACGACGGTCGAACTCGCCTACCGCAAGCACCACGTGACGGTTTCGGTCACCGACGACGGAGAGGGGGTGATTCCGGACATAGTCCCGAAAAGCAGCGGCCATGGCTTGATGGGGATGCGGGAGCGGGCCAAGCTCTACGGCGGGACGATCAGCATCGGCCCGCGCGAGGACGGGGGTTTCGCCGTACGGCTGACGCTGCCCACCTCCGCGGCCGCGGGAAGCGCACGGCAGGGGGACGACGCCTCGGGATGA
- a CDS encoding response regulator transcription factor: MTGTTKVLVVDDQFLIRAGLVGLLRAAPGVDVVGEAGDGEEAVALAARTRPDVILMDIRMPGMSGIVATERILAEAAEPAPRILVLTTFDLDEYVYGALRAGASGFLLKDSGPERLLAAVAAVGSGDSLFAPSVTRRLVEAFARQAGGGAGAGARPAPTGGRGAGSAVGARSGRRAERPVELDALTGREVEVLRLTGGGLSNAEIAEQLFISEATVKTHLNRTMTKLDLDSRAQAVVVAYESGLVTPGGS, encoded by the coding sequence ATGACCGGAACCACCAAAGTGCTGGTCGTCGACGACCAGTTCCTCATCCGCGCGGGACTGGTGGGGCTGCTGCGCGCGGCGCCCGGGGTGGACGTCGTCGGGGAGGCGGGCGACGGCGAGGAGGCCGTCGCGCTTGCGGCGCGGACCAGGCCCGACGTGATCCTTATGGACATCCGGATGCCCGGGATGAGCGGCATCGTGGCCACCGAGAGGATCCTCGCCGAGGCGGCCGAACCGGCCCCGCGCATCCTGGTGCTGACCACCTTCGACCTTGACGAGTACGTCTACGGAGCGCTGCGCGCCGGTGCCTCCGGCTTTCTGCTCAAGGACTCCGGGCCCGAGCGGCTACTCGCCGCGGTGGCGGCAGTCGGCTCGGGTGACTCGCTCTTCGCGCCGAGCGTCACGCGCCGGCTCGTCGAGGCCTTCGCGCGGCAGGCGGGGGGTGGGGCAGGTGCGGGGGCCCGGCCAGCCCCGACCGGTGGCCGGGGAGCCGGATCCGCGGTGGGGGCACGATCGGGGCGGCGGGCCGAACGTCCCGTGGAGCTCGACGCGTTGACCGGCCGCGAGGTCGAGGTGCTCCGACTGACCGGGGGCGGGCTCTCCAACGCGGAGATCGCCGAGCAGCTGTTCATCAGCGAGGCAACCGTGAAGACCCACCTCAACCGCACCATGACCAAGCTGGACCTGGACAGCAGGGCGCAGGCGGTCGTGGTGGCGTACGAGTCGGGTCTGGTGACACCGGGCGGGTCCTGA